A section of the Corynebacterium tuberculostearicum genome encodes:
- a CDS encoding ABC transporter ATP-binding protein: MSTILDIRNATVTYQDGETTTTALADASLIAESTTLTAIVGESGSGKSTLLSVAAGLITPDSGSVHVDGTRSIIFQQANLLSSLNVRDQLVIMDHIAGRKLRPQRADELLEFVGLAGMGNRRMGQLSGGQRQRVNIARALMEQPDLLLADEPTSALDSHLSQEIIRLLRDVTQEMNTATVLVTHDRSLLNFADRVVEVKDGYVSEQEKVSALS; this comes from the coding sequence ATGTCCACCATTCTTGATATCCGCAACGCCACCGTGACCTACCAGGACGGTGAGACCACTACCACCGCGCTTGCCGACGCCTCCCTCATCGCCGAATCCACTACCCTTACCGCCATCGTGGGTGAGTCCGGGTCCGGCAAGTCCACGTTGCTGTCCGTAGCCGCAGGCCTCATCACCCCAGACTCCGGGTCCGTGCACGTGGACGGTACCCGCTCCATCATTTTCCAGCAGGCCAACCTGCTGTCCTCGCTCAATGTGCGCGACCAATTGGTGATCATGGACCATATCGCTGGCCGCAAGCTGCGCCCACAGCGCGCCGATGAGCTATTGGAGTTTGTCGGCCTAGCGGGGATGGGAAACCGCCGCATGGGTCAGTTGTCCGGTGGCCAGCGCCAGCGCGTCAATATCGCCCGAGCGCTCATGGAGCAGCCGGACCTGCTCTTGGCCGATGAGCCTACCTCTGCGCTTGATTCCCACCTTTCGCAGGAGATCATCCGCCTCTTGCGCGATGTCACCCAGGAGATGAACACCGCCACCGTGCTGGTGACCCACGACCGCTCCCTGCTGAACTTCGCTGACCGCGTGGTGGAGGTCAAGGATGGCTACGTCTCCGAGCAGGAGAAGGTTTCTGCGCTCAGCTAG
- a CDS encoding ABC transporter permease, translating to MFLAIREITTARGRFALIGGTVALITLLLVMLSGLTEGLSKQNTSALESLEEEYPYISFSTEDPSFSESEMHAGDVASDGIPFGAAQTKLEGHGGVAILSLPAGTQVPGSDKAIPEQGVLLAESIDAADTVTLGGADFSVEGTVPETMYSHSEVVWASTESWQQISHAPQGVIGTAALYKYEVPGSVKVSTSFSGLAAYQSERGSLLTMQGFLYGISALVTVAFLTVWTIQRTRDLSILRALGATVRYLLRDALAQAAIILAAGTIAGAVVGWVLGAFASGTVPFDVSLRTIAVPAVGIWALGMAGALIATRRVAKANPLDALGGNA from the coding sequence ATGTTCCTAGCAATCAGAGAAATCACCACAGCGCGCGGCCGCTTCGCGCTCATCGGCGGCACGGTTGCGCTCATTACCCTTCTTCTCGTGATGCTCTCCGGCCTCACGGAGGGCCTGTCCAAGCAAAATACTTCCGCGTTGGAGTCCTTGGAAGAGGAGTACCCATATATTTCCTTCTCCACCGAGGACCCTTCCTTTAGCGAATCTGAAATGCACGCCGGCGATGTCGCCAGCGATGGCATTCCCTTCGGTGCGGCCCAGACCAAGTTGGAGGGCCACGGCGGCGTTGCCATTCTCAGCCTGCCGGCCGGCACCCAGGTTCCGGGTAGCGATAAGGCCATCCCAGAGCAGGGCGTGCTCCTGGCAGAGTCCATCGACGCGGCCGATACCGTCACCCTAGGCGGCGCCGACTTTTCGGTGGAGGGCACCGTCCCAGAGACCATGTACTCCCACTCCGAGGTGGTGTGGGCCTCCACCGAGTCCTGGCAGCAGATTAGCCACGCTCCGCAAGGCGTTATCGGCACTGCAGCGCTGTATAAGTACGAGGTTCCAGGCTCCGTGAAGGTGTCCACGTCCTTTTCCGGCCTAGCGGCCTATCAGTCTGAGCGCGGCTCGCTGCTTACCATGCAGGGCTTCTTGTACGGCATCTCCGCGCTGGTCACTGTCGCTTTCTTGACCGTATGGACCATCCAGCGCACCCGCGACCTATCCATCCTGCGGGCGCTCGGCGCCACCGTGCGCTACCTCTTGCGTGATGCCCTGGCACAAGCCGCCATCATCTTGGCAGCCGGCACCATTGCGGGTGCTGTCGTTGGGTGGGTGCTCGGCGCGTTTGCCTCCGGCACCGTGCCCTTCGATGTTTCCCTGCGCACCATCGCCGTTCCTGCGGTTGGCATCTGGGCCCTTGGCATGGCCGGCGCCCTTATTGCTACCCGCCGCGTAGCTAAAGCCAACCCACTCGATGCTCTTGGAGGAAATGCTTAA
- a CDS encoding sensor histidine kinase: MFAFLLVFGVARAYVDDRLDARVIGLAIALAVVYAAQRWLPAWLWLGGLCLLWLGLMVHAQDFMWLEFPLIFVFLRALPTVPGLVSIAVLWAAAAFIPAWLHPEGWSIAAAVGPLIGTAFAATVFFIQRRLQAEAAHHRDIAKQLRETQAELAASEHQAGRLEERERLSREIHDTVAQGLSSILLLSRAARGTDDPATKEEQLAVIEDVASENLAEARRFVRELAGPDERLETQLTSLLSQMRSRVKALGEETTFELVVSGSGKVPERIKEIIVRAAQEGLNNVIKHAHASRAVVTLGLFEDAVTLDVVDNGCGLSASPRPSGGDHGFGLTGLRGRVEAVGGTMNLESGEGTALAVRIPLKEKSNG; the protein is encoded by the coding sequence ATGTTCGCGTTTCTGCTGGTCTTCGGCGTGGCGCGCGCCTATGTGGATGACCGGCTCGACGCCCGGGTAATCGGCTTAGCCATCGCCCTCGCCGTGGTGTATGCCGCACAGCGTTGGCTGCCCGCATGGTTATGGCTGGGTGGGCTATGCCTCCTGTGGCTGGGCCTGATGGTGCATGCGCAGGATTTCATGTGGCTGGAATTCCCGCTCATTTTTGTCTTTCTGCGTGCTTTGCCCACCGTGCCTGGGTTGGTTTCCATCGCCGTGCTGTGGGCAGCAGCGGCATTCATTCCCGCCTGGCTGCACCCCGAGGGCTGGTCCATCGCTGCGGCCGTGGGACCGCTTATCGGTACCGCCTTTGCGGCCACGGTCTTTTTCATCCAACGGCGACTGCAGGCAGAAGCGGCGCACCACCGGGACATCGCCAAGCAGCTGCGCGAAACCCAAGCCGAGCTGGCCGCCAGCGAGCACCAAGCCGGCCGGCTAGAGGAGCGCGAGCGCCTCTCCCGCGAGATCCATGACACCGTTGCGCAAGGCCTCAGCTCCATCTTGTTGCTCTCCCGCGCGGCCCGCGGCACCGATGATCCAGCGACCAAAGAGGAGCAGCTGGCGGTCATTGAGGATGTCGCGAGCGAGAACCTGGCTGAGGCCCGCCGCTTCGTCCGTGAGCTTGCCGGCCCCGATGAGCGGCTGGAAACCCAGCTCACTTCCCTGCTGTCCCAGATGCGCAGCCGCGTGAAAGCCCTGGGGGAAGAGACCACCTTTGAGCTGGTGGTTTCCGGCAGCGGCAAGGTGCCCGAACGCATCAAGGAGATCATCGTGCGCGCCGCGCAAGAGGGCCTGAATAACGTCATCAAACACGCCCACGCCTCGCGCGCCGTGGTCACTCTCGGCCTTTTCGAGGATGCGGTGACCTTGGACGTCGTTGATAATGGATGCGGACTATCCGCCTCCCCTCGCCCTAGCGGCGGGGATCATGGTTTCGGGCTTACCGGCCTGCGCGGCCGCGTGGAAGCTGTGGGCGGCACCATGAACCTGGAATCCGGCGAAGGCACTGCCCTAGCCGTCCGTATCCCGCTGAAGGAGAAAAGCAATGGTTAA
- a CDS encoding response regulator, whose product MVNVMLIDDHPVVRAGLRAILNTFSDVEVVMEGSTGADVDKLFTDDAPQVDAVVCDIQMPGMDGIAATKRVVEAGGPPVLILTTYDTQADILAAVEAGAMGYLLKDSPEQALHEAVLNTAAHRRTLAPEVVDLLAQRVGRPLESLSTRELEILRALSTGSSNKELAKQLFISEATVKTHLIHIFQKLGVETRTAAVTVARERKLI is encoded by the coding sequence ATGGTTAATGTCATGCTGATTGATGATCACCCAGTGGTCCGCGCCGGCCTGCGCGCCATCCTCAATACCTTCTCCGATGTCGAGGTAGTCATGGAAGGTTCCACCGGCGCGGATGTAGATAAGCTCTTTACGGACGACGCCCCGCAGGTAGACGCCGTGGTCTGCGATATCCAGATGCCCGGCATGGATGGCATCGCCGCCACCAAGCGAGTAGTGGAGGCCGGTGGCCCACCCGTGCTCATCTTGACCACCTATGACACGCAGGCCGATATCCTTGCCGCCGTGGAGGCCGGCGCGATGGGCTATCTGCTTAAAGATTCCCCCGAGCAGGCGCTGCACGAGGCCGTGCTCAATACCGCCGCGCACCGCCGCACCCTGGCACCGGAGGTAGTGGACCTCCTCGCCCAACGTGTGGGCCGACCGCTGGAATCGCTGTCCACCCGCGAGCTAGAAATCCTCCGGGCGCTGTCCACCGGTTCCTCCAATAAGGAGCTGGCCAAGCAGCTTTTCATCTCTGAGGCCACGGTCAAGACCCACCTCATTCACATTTTTCAGAAGCTGGGTGTGGAAACTCGCACCGCCGCGGTGACCGTGGCGCGGGAGAGGAAGCTCATTTAA
- a CDS encoding NAD(P)-binding domain-containing protein: protein MLDCIVIGAGQAGLAVGYYLRKKGLNFVILDAESGPGAAWRHTWPSLTLFSNSASSNLPGWPMPHHEGFPPASHVIDYFARYEQRYELPIRRPVKVDEVTHDGACFHVFAGTEHLTARTVVAATGTWSAPFIPYYPGDFGGQQWHSAFYPGPEGFAGSTVAVVGAANSGAQIAAELLLSGVETTWYTRSSPRWMPDDVDGRVLFQRNRARLNAMLRGEPDPGADSNLGDIVMVPPVLRARDSGLLQATPMFSSLEEVTADHLIWCTGFRPALRPIRGLLDGTSPIVDGLFLVGYGTWTGPGSATITGVSPFARQTAHDVANICD from the coding sequence ATGCTGGACTGCATAGTCATTGGCGCCGGCCAGGCGGGTCTTGCGGTGGGCTACTACCTGCGCAAGAAGGGGCTGAATTTTGTCATTCTGGACGCCGAATCCGGCCCCGGCGCGGCCTGGCGCCACACCTGGCCTTCGCTGACGCTCTTTAGCAATTCCGCCTCCTCTAACCTGCCGGGGTGGCCCATGCCCCACCACGAGGGCTTTCCGCCGGCCAGCCACGTCATCGACTATTTTGCGCGCTACGAGCAGCGCTATGAACTGCCCATTCGCCGGCCAGTCAAAGTGGATGAGGTGACCCATGACGGCGCGTGCTTCCACGTCTTTGCCGGTACAGAGCATCTGACCGCGCGCACGGTCGTGGCGGCCACGGGCACGTGGTCCGCGCCCTTTATCCCCTACTACCCCGGCGATTTTGGCGGACAGCAATGGCATTCAGCTTTCTACCCAGGCCCGGAGGGCTTTGCCGGCTCCACCGTGGCGGTCGTGGGCGCAGCAAATTCCGGCGCCCAGATCGCGGCCGAGCTCCTGCTGTCCGGCGTGGAGACCACCTGGTATACCCGCAGCTCCCCGCGGTGGATGCCCGACGACGTTGACGGCCGCGTGCTCTTTCAGCGCAATCGCGCCCGCCTCAACGCCATGCTGCGCGGCGAACCAGACCCCGGCGCGGATTCCAACCTGGGCGATATTGTGATGGTCCCACCGGTCCTACGCGCGCGGGATTCCGGACTTTTGCAGGCCACCCCCATGTTTTCTTCGCTTGAAGAAGTCACCGCAGACCACCTCATCTGGTGCACCGGTTTCCGGCCTGCCCTCCGGCCTATCCGCGGGCTTCTTGATGGCACCTCCCCCATCGTCGATGGCCTCTTCCTCGTGGGTTACGGCACGTGGACCGGACCCGGCTCCGCAACCATTACCGGGGTAAGCCCGTTTGCCAGGCAAACCGCGCACGATGTAGCGAATATATGTGACTAA
- a CDS encoding DUF364 domain-containing protein, producing the protein MSAWDLYDDLIDAIPRDIVVSRAAQGPRWTRVYTESPSCGMAMTMSATSRPAQMRAEYSGVPLRAIAQLAKSWNFSEASFGMAALNSYYATPSVADENGFALADAPWPHIFDPFRNAVAGKKVAVIGHFPFAPKALNQAADFYMLERSLNDGDYPDSAAEYILPECDYVFITGSAFVNKTAPRLLELSRESFNVILGPSTPLAPVLLEDYGVSQVTGMVPTSPLAMFEGLSGTDAGTTMFEWGHRVELSA; encoded by the coding sequence ATGTCTGCCTGGGATCTCTACGATGACCTCATCGATGCCATTCCCCGTGATATAGTGGTTTCCCGCGCCGCCCAAGGCCCGCGGTGGACCCGGGTATACACCGAAAGCCCTAGCTGCGGCATGGCCATGACCATGTCAGCAACTTCTCGCCCGGCCCAGATGCGCGCCGAGTACTCCGGTGTTCCTTTACGCGCCATCGCCCAGCTGGCCAAGAGTTGGAATTTCTCGGAGGCGTCCTTCGGCATGGCCGCGCTAAATTCCTACTACGCCACGCCTTCCGTGGCCGACGAGAATGGCTTTGCGCTTGCCGACGCCCCCTGGCCCCACATCTTCGATCCCTTCCGCAACGCCGTCGCCGGGAAGAAGGTCGCGGTCATTGGCCACTTCCCTTTTGCGCCCAAGGCACTCAACCAGGCTGCAGATTTTTATATGTTGGAGCGCTCGCTCAATGATGGCGACTATCCCGATTCCGCCGCCGAATACATCCTGCCCGAGTGCGATTATGTCTTTATTACCGGCTCCGCCTTTGTCAACAAGACCGCTCCCCGCCTGCTCGAGCTCTCTCGCGAGTCCTTCAATGTCATCCTGGGCCCATCAACTCCCTTAGCCCCGGTACTGCTGGAAGACTACGGCGTATCGCAGGTCACCGGAATGGTCCCGACCTCTCCCCTGGCTATGTTCGAGGGCTTAAGTGGCACCGATGCAGGCACCACCATGTTTGAATGGGGCCACCGAGTGGAACTATCCGCCTAA
- a CDS encoding VanZ family protein, with protein sequence MTMTTTSTRISRQVGVPGVPARRTLWRNAGVACVVVLMAIAVATVGKPFIDIPGVIDASAHARRSLDLQMFNGFNNPHPWWGPWTNTFGNIALFMPLGACLVVLGQNSRRVRFGRGGTILLAMALSLGIEVTQYVFSLGFSDVDDLVFNTLGASVGAFLVSRSSAKVQLRTVRVIGWLAALSLGALLLAVMAGVVL encoded by the coding sequence ATGACGATGACCACGACATCCACCCGCATCTCACGTCAGGTTGGGGTGCCGGGCGTGCCCGCCCGGCGCACCCTGTGGCGCAATGCCGGTGTCGCCTGCGTGGTCGTTTTGATGGCTATAGCCGTAGCTACGGTGGGCAAGCCATTTATTGATATCCCCGGCGTGATCGATGCCAGTGCGCATGCTCGCCGCAGCCTCGATCTGCAAATGTTCAATGGCTTTAATAACCCTCATCCGTGGTGGGGTCCGTGGACCAATACCTTTGGCAATATCGCGCTGTTTATGCCGCTCGGGGCGTGCCTGGTGGTGCTGGGACAGAATTCGCGGCGCGTCCGCTTCGGCCGCGGTGGAACCATCCTTCTGGCGATGGCGCTCAGCCTGGGTATCGAAGTTACCCAATACGTATTCTCGCTGGGCTTTAGTGACGTCGACGACCTCGTTTTCAATACCCTCGGTGCGTCTGTGGGCGCATTCCTAGTAAGCCGCAGCAGCGCAAAGGTGCAGCTGCGGACTGTACGCGTCATTGGGTGGCTTGCGGCATTGAGCTTGGGTGCATTACTGCTTGCCGTTATGGCCGGGGTAGTTCTCTAG
- a CDS encoding MDR family oxidoreductase, whose translation MVSMSTLLVTRNEDKSVTTSFEEGEFLGEGDLTVDVSYSSLNYKDAMAIAGDRGVMRTSPLVPGIDVVGTVSESSVERLPVGTLVASFGDGLGEFRHGGYTPKQRVNSQATVALPADFTAEQAAAVGTAGYTAALCVNSLRGLPDGPVLVTGATGGVGSIAVNLLSNAGYEVHAMTGRPDDYSQYLHELGAHTIVDRAEFTEAGKPLQKASYAGAVDTSGSHVLANVLARTVWGGTVASTGMAAGPDLPTTVLPFILRNVHLAGVNSVDAPLHYRQNAWQLLARKLDRSILESLTNTIPLSDVVEESKSLLEGTHHGRTVLKIS comes from the coding sequence ATGGTGAGCATGAGCACGCTACTAGTAACTCGCAACGAAGATAAGTCCGTTACGACCTCCTTCGAAGAGGGAGAGTTCCTCGGCGAGGGCGACCTTACCGTTGATGTTTCTTATTCTTCCCTGAACTACAAGGACGCCATGGCTATCGCAGGTGACCGCGGCGTCATGCGCACCAGCCCGCTGGTTCCGGGCATCGACGTGGTCGGCACGGTTTCTGAATCTAGCGTCGAGCGCCTCCCAGTTGGCACCTTGGTAGCATCCTTCGGCGATGGCCTCGGTGAATTCCGCCACGGCGGCTACACCCCGAAGCAGCGCGTCAACTCCCAAGCAACCGTCGCCCTGCCCGCGGACTTTACCGCAGAGCAGGCGGCCGCCGTTGGCACCGCAGGCTACACTGCCGCACTGTGTGTTAATTCTCTGCGCGGGCTGCCCGATGGTCCGGTCCTAGTCACCGGCGCCACCGGTGGCGTGGGCTCCATCGCCGTGAACCTCCTTTCCAATGCCGGCTACGAGGTTCACGCGATGACCGGCCGCCCGGATGACTACTCCCAGTACCTCCACGAGCTGGGCGCCCACACCATTGTGGACCGCGCCGAGTTCACCGAGGCCGGAAAGCCCCTGCAGAAGGCTAGCTACGCCGGTGCCGTTGACACCTCCGGCTCCCACGTTCTTGCCAATGTACTGGCCCGCACCGTATGGGGCGGCACCGTTGCCTCCACCGGTATGGCCGCCGGCCCAGACCTGCCCACCACCGTCTTGCCGTTCATTCTGCGCAACGTGCACCTGGCCGGCGTTAACTCTGTCGACGCCCCGCTGCACTACCGCCAGAACGCATGGCAGCTGCTCGCACGCAAGTTGGACCGGTCCATCCTTGAGTCCCTGACCAATACGATTCCTCTGTCGGACGTAGTCGAGGAATCCAAGTCCCTCCTCGAGGGCACCCACCACGGACGCACCGTCCTCAAGATTTCCTAG
- a CDS encoding MarR family winged helix-turn-helix transcriptional regulator — protein sequence MRVEQSAAWGDFVAMQEALHARLAGELQSGSSLSEADYAVLAVLNRRRQISTRPHELAAELRWEKSRLHRQLVRMESRKLVSRREAPELGTRAVEVTVTERGSAAFCAAIARHTAAVEKIVVGTLSDEDLQTLGRISRTLLRGLAQKRTPES from the coding sequence ATGCGTGTGGAGCAGAGCGCGGCGTGGGGTGACTTTGTTGCCATGCAGGAAGCGCTCCACGCGCGGCTTGCTGGGGAGCTGCAGAGTGGCTCGAGTTTGAGCGAGGCAGACTACGCGGTTTTGGCCGTGCTGAATCGTCGGCGCCAGATTTCTACACGCCCGCATGAATTGGCGGCAGAGCTTCGGTGGGAGAAGTCGCGTCTGCATCGGCAGTTAGTGCGCATGGAGTCCCGAAAATTGGTTTCCAGGCGCGAGGCGCCGGAGCTAGGAACCCGAGCAGTTGAAGTCACTGTGACGGAAAGGGGAAGTGCTGCTTTCTGTGCAGCGATCGCGCGACATACCGCTGCAGTCGAGAAAATCGTGGTGGGCACCCTTAGTGATGAAGACCTACAAACGTTGGGCAGGATTTCCCGCACGTTGCTACGCGGGTTAGCTCAAAAGAGGACGCCAGAAAGCTAG
- the leuS gene encoding leucine--tRNA ligase, whose protein sequence is MTTQSDSTSYRYTPELANQIEKTWQQYWKDNGTFNAPNPVGELATDAGELPKEKLNVQDMFPYPSGAGLHVGHPLGYIATDTYARYNRMLGKNVLHTLGYDAFGLPAEQYAIQTGTHPRTTTEANIENMRRQLGMLGLGHDPRRSVESTDPEFFKWTQWIFLQIYNSWFDEEQQKARPIAELIKELEANKRTTKDGRYYEDLTEEEKAAAIDEFRLVYLSNSTVNWCPGLGTVLANEEVTAEGKSERGNFPVFRKNLSQWMMRITAYSDRLLDDLELLDWPDKVKSMQRNWIGRSRGAEVSFPAEGYEIEVFTTRPDTLFGAEYVVLAPEHELVDALLSPIPYDDDVDERWTYGHDDPKEAVESYRTDIAAKSDLERQENKEKTGVFLGTYATNPVSGKKVPIFIADYVLTGYGTGAIMAVPAHDTRDYEFAQAFGLPITEVVSGGNVEEEAWTEDGALVNSSNDKGLDLNGLNKAEAIAAAIEWLEKDGSGREKVQYKLRDWLFARQRYWGEPFPIVYDKDGFAHALPESMLPVELPEVEDYKPVSFDPEDKDSEPQPPLAKVRDWVEVELDLGDGPQTYFRDTNVMPQWAGSSWYQLRYIDPRNDEAFCDIENERYWTGPRPEQHGPQDPGGVDLYVGGVEHAVLHLLYSRFWHKVLFDLGFVSSQEPYRRLYNQGYIQAYAYTDSRGVYVPAAEVEEKDGKFYYNGEEVNQEYGKMGKSLKNAVAPDDICRDFGADTLRVYEMSMGPLDTSRPWATKDVVGSQRFLQRLWRLAVNEDTGELATTDAALSEDDLKQLHRTIAGVRDDYENLRLNTVVAKLIEYVNYLTKTYRTEAPRAAVEPIAQLVSPIAPHIAEELWQRFGHDETITYQPFPTFEEKYLVDDEIEVPVQINGKVKARINVAADADQDAVFDVALADAKIADLTSGKNVVKKIYVPGRMVNLVVK, encoded by the coding sequence ATGACTACCCAGAGCGATTCCACTTCGTACCGCTATACCCCGGAGCTGGCGAACCAGATCGAGAAGACCTGGCAGCAGTACTGGAAAGACAATGGCACCTTTAATGCCCCGAACCCGGTAGGCGAGCTCGCCACCGATGCGGGCGAGCTGCCTAAGGAAAAGCTCAACGTGCAGGATATGTTCCCCTACCCTTCCGGTGCGGGCCTGCACGTGGGACACCCACTGGGATATATCGCCACCGATACTTACGCCCGCTATAACCGCATGCTGGGCAAGAACGTGCTGCACACCTTGGGCTACGACGCCTTCGGCCTGCCGGCCGAGCAGTACGCCATTCAGACCGGTACCCACCCGCGCACCACCACCGAGGCGAATATTGAAAACATGCGCCGCCAGCTGGGCATGTTGGGCCTGGGCCATGATCCGCGCCGCTCCGTGGAATCAACCGATCCGGAGTTCTTCAAGTGGACGCAGTGGATCTTCCTGCAGATTTATAACTCTTGGTTCGATGAGGAGCAGCAGAAGGCGCGCCCGATTGCAGAGCTCATCAAGGAACTAGAGGCCAATAAGCGCACCACCAAGGACGGCCGCTACTACGAGGACCTCACCGAAGAGGAAAAGGCCGCGGCCATCGATGAATTCCGCTTGGTCTACCTGTCTAATTCCACGGTGAATTGGTGCCCGGGCCTGGGTACCGTGCTGGCAAACGAGGAGGTCACCGCTGAGGGTAAGTCCGAGCGCGGCAATTTCCCGGTCTTCCGCAAGAACCTCTCGCAGTGGATGATGCGCATTACCGCCTACTCCGATCGCTTGCTGGATGACCTGGAGCTTTTGGATTGGCCGGACAAGGTCAAGTCCATGCAGCGCAATTGGATTGGCCGTTCCCGCGGCGCAGAGGTCTCCTTCCCTGCCGAGGGCTACGAGATCGAGGTCTTTACCACCCGCCCGGATACCCTTTTCGGTGCCGAGTACGTGGTGCTGGCCCCAGAGCATGAGCTTGTCGACGCCCTCCTCTCCCCCATCCCTTATGACGATGACGTGGATGAGCGTTGGACCTATGGCCACGATGATCCGAAGGAGGCCGTGGAGTCCTACCGCACCGATATTGCTGCCAAGTCCGACCTGGAGCGCCAGGAAAACAAGGAAAAGACCGGCGTCTTCCTGGGTACTTATGCCACCAACCCGGTCTCTGGCAAGAAGGTCCCGATCTTCATCGCGGACTACGTCCTGACCGGCTACGGCACCGGCGCCATCATGGCAGTTCCGGCGCACGACACCCGTGACTACGAGTTTGCCCAGGCCTTCGGCCTACCAATTACGGAAGTTGTCTCCGGCGGAAACGTGGAGGAAGAAGCCTGGACCGAGGACGGCGCGCTGGTCAATTCCTCCAATGACAAGGGCCTAGATCTCAACGGCCTGAACAAGGCCGAGGCCATTGCTGCGGCCATCGAATGGCTGGAAAAGGACGGCTCCGGCCGCGAAAAGGTGCAGTACAAGCTGCGCGATTGGCTCTTCGCCCGTCAGCGTTACTGGGGCGAGCCCTTCCCCATCGTCTACGACAAGGACGGTTTTGCCCACGCCCTGCCGGAATCCATGTTGCCGGTAGAGCTGCCAGAGGTAGAAGATTATAAGCCCGTTTCCTTTGATCCAGAGGACAAGGACTCCGAGCCACAACCACCGCTGGCAAAGGTGCGCGATTGGGTCGAGGTAGAACTCGATTTGGGCGACGGCCCACAGACCTATTTCCGCGATACCAACGTTATGCCGCAGTGGGCGGGTTCTTCCTGGTACCAGCTGCGCTATATCGATCCCCGCAATGATGAGGCATTCTGCGATATCGAGAACGAGCGCTACTGGACCGGCCCGCGTCCGGAGCAGCATGGCCCGCAGGATCCGGGCGGCGTGGACCTCTACGTTGGCGGCGTCGAGCACGCCGTGCTGCACCTGCTTTACTCCCGCTTCTGGCATAAGGTGCTCTTTGACCTGGGCTTTGTTAGCTCCCAAGAGCCCTACCGCCGCCTGTATAACCAGGGCTATATCCAGGCCTATGCCTATACGGATTCCCGCGGCGTGTACGTGCCGGCCGCTGAAGTAGAGGAAAAGGACGGCAAGTTCTACTACAACGGCGAAGAGGTCAATCAGGAGTACGGCAAAATGGGCAAGTCCCTGAAGAATGCCGTTGCTCCGGACGATATTTGCCGCGACTTCGGTGCCGATACTCTGCGCGTTTATGAGATGTCCATGGGTCCGCTGGATACGTCTCGCCCGTGGGCTACCAAGGATGTCGTAGGCTCCCAGCGATTCTTGCAGCGCCTGTGGCGCCTGGCCGTCAACGAGGACACCGGCGAGCTGGCGACTACCGACGCCGCCTTGAGCGAGGATGACCTCAAGCAGCTCCACCGCACCATCGCAGGCGTGCGCGATGATTACGAGAACCTGAGGCTTAATACCGTGGTGGCGAAGCTCATCGAGTACGTCAACTACCTGACCAAGACCTACCGCACCGAGGCCCCACGCGCCGCCGTGGAGCCGATCGCACAGTTGGTCTCCCCCATTGCCCCGCATATCGCGGAGGAATTGTGGCAGCGCTTCGGCCATGATGAGACCATCACCTACCAGCCCTTCCCCACTTTTGAGGAAAAGTACCTGGTCGATGATGAGATTGAGGTACCGGTTCAGATCAATGGCAAGGTCAAGGCCCGGATCAACGTGGCCGCTGATGCGGACCAAGACGCGGTCTTTGACGTTGCCCTCGCCGACGCAAAGATTGCTGATCTGACCAGCGGAAAGAACGTGGTGAAGAAGATCTACGTTCCGGGCCGCATGGTCAACCTCGTGGTCAAGTAG